The following are from one region of the Streptomyces decoyicus genome:
- a CDS encoding DnaB-like helicase N-terminal domain-containing protein, whose protein sequence is MNPLVQAEQAVLGAVFLEPGQLNRLSSWLRPHHFHRPVHAATYAAMLKLRADGHPATETRAGEPVPLAWVTDAVAEASTRTRGLTASYAHSLVSACPRPEHAVVYGRMVLEGAIHRSVAQHATRLHQAARADAIRGGAEETIHHAEVLYEVLADLARRWGTEPRAEAPPASVTPPTAAYPQPVEEHLLADEELLLGGLSARPQQLRAVVGWLRPDDFADVGHQQIYRSLGALHHRGEPIDQMTVLWETQRRGALADRTLDVERVRRICGPSAFAGAAEHLGEQVVQASLVRTAAASARKVRALADDESLAPGGLINYALHALGPLDEVRHRWRIGTDAEPGLSRTASHPPAPPPAARIDAARSRSRSHRPVAAQPAVSTTAPRPSAQDRPHRRSLA, encoded by the coding sequence TTGAACCCACTGGTCCAAGCCGAGCAGGCCGTTTTGGGTGCGGTCTTCCTAGAGCCGGGCCAGCTCAACCGCCTGTCGTCCTGGCTCCGCCCCCATCACTTCCACCGGCCAGTCCACGCGGCCACCTATGCCGCGATGCTCAAGCTCCGGGCCGACGGCCACCCGGCGACGGAGACACGGGCCGGCGAGCCCGTCCCGCTGGCCTGGGTGACCGACGCGGTTGCCGAGGCGAGCACCCGCACCCGAGGCCTCACCGCCTCGTACGCGCACTCCCTGGTCTCGGCCTGTCCTCGCCCCGAGCACGCGGTGGTCTACGGTCGGATGGTCCTGGAGGGCGCCATCCACCGCAGCGTCGCCCAGCACGCCACCCGGCTGCACCAAGCGGCCCGTGCCGACGCGATCCGCGGCGGCGCAGAGGAAACGATCCACCACGCCGAGGTCTTGTACGAAGTGCTGGCCGATCTCGCGCGCCGCTGGGGAACCGAGCCCAGGGCCGAGGCACCCCCGGCATCCGTCACACCACCAACTGCCGCTTATCCGCAGCCGGTGGAAGAGCACCTCCTTGCCGACGAGGAGCTGCTGCTGGGAGGCTTGAGCGCGCGTCCCCAACAGCTGCGAGCTGTCGTGGGCTGGCTACGCCCGGACGATTTCGCCGACGTCGGCCACCAGCAGATCTACCGGTCCCTGGGCGCGCTGCATCACCGAGGTGAGCCCATCGATCAGATGACCGTGCTGTGGGAGACACAGCGTCGGGGCGCTCTGGCCGACCGAACCCTCGATGTCGAGCGAGTACGGCGGATCTGTGGCCCTTCTGCGTTCGCGGGAGCGGCGGAGCACCTCGGCGAGCAGGTGGTCCAAGCCTCGCTCGTACGCACCGCAGCCGCCTCGGCCCGGAAGGTAAGGGCCCTGGCCGACGACGAGTCACTGGCCCCAGGAGGGCTGATCAACTACGCGCTCCACGCGCTGGGCCCGCTGGACGAGGTCCGCCACCGCTGGCGCATCGGAACGGATGCCGAACCAGGGCTCAGCCGTACCGCAAGTCACCCACCTGCCCCTCCGCCCGCTGCACGAATCGATGCCGCCCGGT